In a single window of the Mycobacteriales bacterium genome:
- a CDS encoding ethanolamine ammonia-lyase reactivating factor EutA gives MHNDHDHDHWHRSGPAGESDRTFLDVEGLEQYTLTSVGVDIGSSTSQVMVAGLTIRRRGSDLSTEFEVTEREIRYVSPPLLTPYSCGTRMDVSLLEQFVRESYAQAGLVPERVDTGVVVVTGEALNKENAAEIAALASSWSGDFICVSAGANHEAVLAAHGSGSVALSERENCTVLNVDIGGGTTKVCLIDRGRIVYREAFSVGARLVAWEPDGRIARLEAPAHVFAAQTGDALQLGGTIGPGEIDRLAELMAQVVLDAIVPGPVAGLRRDLMVTHAADAAAAERPAFDRIVFSGGVSEYVNRDEVESYGDFGPALGGHIRRCLYQAGLAEFVTRAEHGIRATVIGASQFSVQASGQTCYISADHLLPVRSLPVAHVEFSPGADPEEAIRVALRGRDRSDLSDPLALAVSFQGRRNYPALRRYAEALVLVAAGSALYLVLRDDLAQALGRLMVAELAHPGPVVVVDGITVGDLDYLDIGRPMGATRSIPVTIKSLAFPR, from the coding sequence GTGCACAACGACCACGACCACGACCACTGGCACAGGTCCGGCCCGGCCGGAGAGTCGGACCGCACCTTCCTGGACGTGGAGGGTCTCGAGCAGTACACGCTCACCTCGGTGGGCGTCGACATCGGCTCATCGACCTCGCAGGTCATGGTCGCCGGCCTGACCATTCGGCGCCGCGGAAGTGACCTGTCGACCGAGTTCGAGGTCACCGAGCGCGAGATCCGCTACGTCAGTCCACCGCTGCTGACGCCGTACTCCTGCGGCACGAGGATGGATGTCTCCCTTCTGGAGCAATTCGTCCGGGAGTCGTACGCGCAAGCCGGTCTCGTGCCGGAGCGCGTGGACACGGGTGTGGTCGTCGTCACGGGTGAGGCGCTGAACAAGGAGAATGCAGCGGAGATCGCCGCTCTCGCCTCCAGTTGGTCGGGGGACTTCATCTGCGTCTCGGCCGGTGCGAACCACGAGGCGGTCCTTGCTGCACACGGCTCGGGGTCGGTGGCGCTCTCCGAGCGGGAGAACTGCACGGTCCTGAACGTCGACATTGGTGGTGGGACGACGAAGGTCTGCCTCATCGACCGCGGGCGGATCGTCTACCGGGAGGCCTTCAGCGTCGGTGCCCGCCTCGTCGCCTGGGAGCCGGACGGCCGGATCGCCAGGCTGGAGGCCCCGGCTCACGTGTTCGCGGCCCAAACCGGAGACGCGCTCCAGCTCGGCGGCACCATCGGCCCGGGTGAGATCGACCGGTTGGCCGAACTCATGGCGCAGGTGGTCCTCGACGCGATCGTCCCAGGCCCGGTTGCCGGGCTCCGCCGTGACCTCATGGTCACCCACGCTGCGGATGCGGCGGCGGCGGAACGACCGGCTTTCGACCGGATAGTTTTCTCGGGCGGCGTCTCGGAGTACGTCAACCGCGACGAGGTGGAGTCCTACGGGGACTTCGGACCCGCGCTCGGCGGGCACATCCGGCGTTGCCTGTATCAGGCCGGTCTCGCTGAGTTCGTCACGCGCGCCGAGCACGGCATCCGGGCCACGGTCATCGGTGCGAGCCAGTTCTCGGTCCAGGCAAGTGGCCAGACCTGCTACATCTCCGCGGACCACCTGCTCCCGGTAAGGAGCCTGCCCGTCGCGCACGTCGAATTTTCTCCCGGAGCGGACCCGGAGGAGGCGATCCGGGTCGCGCTGCGCGGACGCGATCGGTCCGACCTGAGTGATCCACTCGCGCTGGCAGTGTCCTTCCAGGGCCGGCGGAACTACCCGGCGCTGCGCCGCTACGCGGAGGCGCTGGTACTCGTGGCGGCGGGTTCGGCCCTCTACCTGGTCCTCCGGGACGACCTGGCCCAGGCCCTTGGTCGCCTGATGGTCGCCGAGCTGGCCCATCCCGGACCGGTCGTCGTCGTCGACGGGATCACCGTCGGCGATCTGGACTACCTGGACATCGGCCGCCCCATGGGGGCGACCCGCTCGATCCCGGTCACGATCAAGTCCCTTGCCTTCCCCCGATGA
- a CDS encoding alpha/beta hydrolase, whose translation MTQSVSGFDVPPWFTRAVTAEPQRHVLEAFGVGIHYRTWGEPVHSGLVLVHGAGAHSGWWDHIAPLVRSRRVVALDLSGHGDSGHRRTYDMALWAREILAVIAAERLHRPVVVGHSMGGRAAVTAAVEHPGSLAAIVCVDTPLTRHRTGDLDRRNAARPPSVYPTVQEAIFRFRTRPPLEALPAHVRDHVARESLRAVEGGWTWKGDEGVFGQGQRMQDLLPRVACPMALLRGEHGLIPPEMAGEMAALTTSPIPVIELADTGHHPMLDRPLILATALRTLLAVWPDGTAAGTDS comes from the coding sequence ATGACGCAATCCGTCAGCGGGTTTGATGTCCCGCCCTGGTTCACGCGGGCCGTGACGGCGGAACCGCAACGGCACGTGCTGGAAGCGTTCGGTGTCGGCATCCATTACCGCACGTGGGGCGAGCCGGTGCATTCCGGGCTCGTTCTCGTGCACGGCGCGGGGGCGCACTCCGGCTGGTGGGATCACATCGCCCCGCTGGTGCGCTCGCGCCGGGTGGTGGCCCTCGACCTCAGCGGTCACGGCGACAGCGGGCATCGGCGGACATACGACATGGCCCTCTGGGCGCGGGAAATACTGGCCGTCATTGCCGCTGAGAGACTGCACCGGCCGGTCGTCGTCGGCCACAGCATGGGCGGACGCGCTGCGGTGACGGCCGCGGTCGAGCACCCGGGCAGTCTCGCCGCGATCGTCTGCGTGGACACGCCGCTGACCCGTCATCGAACAGGGGACCTCGACAGGCGCAACGCCGCACGCCCCCCCAGCGTCTACCCCACGGTCCAGGAGGCCATTTTCCGGTTCCGGACAAGACCACCTCTGGAGGCACTGCCTGCCCACGTCCGCGATCACGTCGCCCGCGAGTCCCTACGCGCCGTCGAGGGCGGGTGGACGTGGAAGGGCGACGAGGGCGTCTTCGGTCAGGGGCAACGGATGCAGGACCTTCTCCCCCGCGTTGCCTGCCCGATGGCTCTGCTCCGCGGCGAGCACGGGCTCATACCGCCGGAGATGGCCGGCGAAATGGCGGCACTGACGACCAGCCCGATCCCGGTCATCGAACTGGCGGACACCGGACACCACCCGATGCTCGACCGACCGCTCATCCTGGCAACCGCCCTGCGGACCCTGCTCGCGGTCTGGCCGGACGGCACGGCCGCCGGTACGGACTCCTAG
- a CDS encoding extracellular solute-binding protein — protein sequence MHAGDDRTEYLKECAAGEGGLTWYTSLSGKVVDKLVQEFTAEYPDIKVEVFRGEQTDVVSRVVQESQAGRLQGDVVEVTSDGFRVLADLGVLAPFTSPALDDYSERFTIPAPEGDGALGVADRASYVGFAYNTEALPEEDVPSDLEDLLDPALKGKMAITSSTTGVRFVGNAYERFGEKKGEEFLRQFAEQNIRVEAISGNALSGLIGTGEVVSSPGIFRNHVEQLKKDGVPIEWVPLEPVTANVGYAGAFADASSPCSAALFLDFELGDPGTEIYENLYYPRPSEDLGFESWVPDETFESTDAYTEAYETWSSTFDKLFT from the coding sequence ATGCACGCCGGTGACGACAGGACGGAGTACCTCAAGGAGTGTGCCGCTGGCGAGGGCGGCCTCACCTGGTACACGTCCCTGTCCGGCAAGGTGGTGGACAAGCTGGTTCAGGAATTCACTGCCGAATACCCGGACATCAAGGTCGAGGTGTTCCGCGGCGAGCAGACCGACGTGGTCTCTCGTGTCGTGCAGGAGAGCCAGGCGGGCCGGCTGCAGGGCGACGTCGTGGAGGTGACTTCGGACGGGTTCCGCGTTCTGGCCGACCTCGGCGTGCTGGCTCCCTTCACGAGCCCGGCGCTCGACGACTACAGCGAGCGGTTCACCATCCCTGCTCCCGAGGGTGACGGCGCCCTCGGCGTGGCCGACCGCGCCTCGTACGTGGGCTTTGCCTACAACACGGAGGCGTTGCCCGAGGAGGACGTCCCCAGCGACCTCGAGGACCTGCTCGACCCGGCGCTCAAGGGCAAGATGGCCATCACCTCCAGCACCACCGGCGTGCGTTTCGTGGGCAACGCGTACGAGCGCTTCGGCGAGAAGAAGGGAGAGGAGTTCCTGCGGCAGTTCGCTGAACAGAACATCCGTGTGGAAGCGATCTCCGGTAACGCGTTGTCGGGACTCATCGGCACCGGCGAGGTGGTGTCGTCGCCCGGCATCTTCCGCAACCACGTCGAGCAGCTCAAGAAGGACGGGGTGCCGATCGAATGGGTGCCCCTCGAGCCGGTAACGGCGAACGTTGGCTACGCCGGCGCCTTCGCCGATGCTTCTAGCCCGTGCTCTGCCGCACTGTTCCTCGACTTCGAGCTCGGCGACCCGGGCACGGAGATCTACGAGAACCTGTACTACCCGCGACCGAGCGAGGACCTCGGCTTCGAGTCGTGGGTCCCCGACGAGACCTTCGAGTCCACGGACGCCTACACCGAGGCATACGAGACCTGGAGCTCGACCTTCGACAAGTTGTTCACGTAG
- a CDS encoding iron ABC transporter permease — MTAGPDTGRGGAATAAREVALRPPGQPLEELPISEEEGNARRGARWVRERWWFLTLLFVSGVLIVPPLALMVWTSLTPGGGLGISSEMSLDGYRDVLTSEGFRDILADTAVFTLGASIGSIFLGCAMAWFVARTDMVGKTLIYLCVFLSFAIPGMIEAIGWILLFGEGAGIINGFLDRGLGFTLTIQSMSGMIFVQTLSWAPMVFLLLVGPFKAIDASIEDSARVSGARKSYVYRRITAPLLAPSILAVLILVIIRAVQAFEVPLFLGTPAGVKTFTTEIYGKLRRSYIPDYAEAAAYGTILVLLLLATLMYYHHVTRTASRYTTVTGKAFKASTIPLGRGRWVMGGIAAILFLLYVAPALAMAVTSVWPNVGAASGLGDFTFRNYEELAGHRSLWPGIRNSLVIGVVTATIATLLCLAAAFLVVRSAIPGRQSLDHILSIPIVIPGTVLGLAFLITYLRVPIAVYGTIWIFVLAYIAHYAPYAMRYLQPSLLQISKDIDDAGRISGGKGHVVLRRILLPLVVPAVIGSWLYVFFHAFRDISIAAMIYTAQTPVVATQLLDMWQDGVAGVLSAYGSLLSIVSILIGGGAFYFAKRMGFKE, encoded by the coding sequence GTGACAGCCGGACCGGACACGGGAAGGGGGGGCGCAGCGACCGCCGCGCGCGAGGTCGCGCTGCGCCCCCCCGGTCAGCCTCTGGAGGAACTGCCGATCTCGGAGGAGGAGGGGAACGCGCGCCGAGGCGCCAGATGGGTCCGAGAGCGCTGGTGGTTCCTCACCCTGCTCTTCGTGTCGGGCGTGCTGATCGTCCCGCCGCTGGCCCTCATGGTGTGGACGAGTCTGACGCCGGGCGGCGGCCTGGGGATCAGCAGCGAGATGAGCCTCGACGGCTACCGCGACGTCCTCACGTCCGAGGGCTTCCGGGACATTCTGGCCGACACGGCGGTCTTCACCCTCGGCGCCAGCATCGGCTCCATTTTCCTGGGCTGCGCCATGGCCTGGTTCGTGGCGCGGACGGACATGGTCGGCAAGACGCTGATCTATCTCTGCGTCTTCCTGTCCTTCGCCATCCCCGGGATGATCGAAGCGATCGGCTGGATCCTGCTCTTCGGCGAGGGCGCCGGCATCATCAACGGCTTCCTCGACCGCGGGCTCGGGTTCACCCTCACGATTCAGTCGATGTCCGGCATGATCTTCGTCCAGACGCTGTCTTGGGCGCCGATGGTGTTTCTGCTGTTGGTCGGCCCGTTCAAGGCCATCGACGCCAGCATCGAGGACAGTGCGCGCGTCTCCGGGGCACGCAAGTCCTACGTCTATCGCCGTATCACCGCGCCGCTCCTGGCGCCGAGCATTCTGGCCGTCCTCATCCTTGTCATCATCCGGGCCGTGCAGGCGTTCGAGGTTCCGCTCTTTCTCGGGACTCCCGCAGGCGTGAAGACGTTCACCACAGAGATCTACGGAAAGCTGCGACGCAGCTACATCCCCGACTACGCGGAGGCGGCGGCCTACGGCACCATCCTGGTGCTGCTTCTTCTGGCGACGCTGATGTACTACCACCACGTCACCAGGACGGCTTCTCGCTACACGACTGTGACTGGCAAGGCCTTCAAGGCCAGCACCATTCCCCTCGGTCGCGGCAGGTGGGTCATGGGCGGCATCGCGGCAATCCTGTTCCTCCTGTATGTCGCCCCAGCCCTTGCCATGGCAGTGACCTCCGTCTGGCCGAACGTCGGGGCGGCCAGCGGCCTCGGCGACTTCACCTTCCGCAACTATGAGGAGCTCGCCGGCCATCGCTCCCTCTGGCCGGGCATCCGGAACAGTCTGGTCATCGGGGTGGTCACGGCGACCATTGCCACCCTGCTGTGCCTCGCGGCGGCTTTCCTCGTCGTGCGATCGGCCATCCCTGGACGACAGTCGCTCGACCACATCCTGTCCATCCCGATCGTCATACCGGGCACCGTCCTCGGCCTCGCATTCCTCATCACCTACCTGCGTGTGCCCATCGCCGTCTACGGGACGATCTGGATCTTTGTTTTGGCCTACATCGCCCACTACGCGCCCTACGCAATGCGTTACCTCCAGCCCTCGCTGCTTCAGATCAGCAAGGACATCGACGATGCGGGGCGCATCTCGGGCGGTAAGGGTCATGTCGTGCTCCGACGGATCCTGCTGCCACTCGTGGTGCCCGCTGTGATCGGTTCCTGGCTGTACGTGTTCTTCCACGCCTTCCGCGACATCTCCATCGCCGCCATGATTTATACGGCTCAGACCCCCGTGGTGGCGACGCAACTGCTCGACATGTGGCAGGACGGGGTGGCCGGCGTACTCAGTGCCTATGGCTCGCTGCTCTCGATTGTGAGCATCCTCATCGGCGGCGGCGCGTTCTACTTCGCCAAGCGCATGGGCTTCAAGGAGTGA
- a CDS encoding enolase C-terminal domain-like protein, with the protein MPLLLEHTPRIRLARRRVVAVTLRKKDPKWRFALGARPLSEGVVVDLESEDGVHGYGWVGEIQHLGHDLESVRAATYSLVESVSELSTETLLPLFARLEEAAAGRRPALSGVESAVLDLIARTQGVPVHALFGGTFRSEIPVLRILGIKEPDEMAVNAQKLRAEGYRHIKVKIDNDPSGVDAERIRAIRSAVGPDVRLTLDANQSYDARGACALYEQISDQRIDVFEQPVPAKDWEGLRQVSDALDCIVEADESADSMPALLRLAGTGACTGISLKLLKLGGLRAVLHAARVCRDAGIHTRLGAHVGSQLLAAAALQAAVAVEDISFACELAEFARLDDDPFEGLTVEGGVIRLGSATGLGVRLLDGALTT; encoded by the coding sequence ATGCCACTACTCCTCGAGCACACACCCAGAATCCGTCTTGCGCGTCGGCGTGTCGTCGCGGTCACCCTGAGGAAGAAGGACCCGAAGTGGCGGTTCGCGCTGGGCGCGCGGCCACTCTCCGAAGGCGTCGTTGTCGATCTGGAGTCCGAGGACGGGGTGCACGGGTACGGCTGGGTCGGAGAGATCCAGCACCTGGGCCATGACCTGGAGTCGGTCCGAGCAGCCACCTACTCACTCGTCGAATCCGTGAGTGAGCTGAGCACGGAAACGCTGCTCCCCCTGTTCGCGAGGCTGGAGGAGGCGGCCGCCGGGCGACGGCCGGCCCTCTCCGGTGTGGAGTCGGCTGTCCTGGACCTGATCGCGCGCACGCAAGGAGTGCCGGTTCACGCACTTTTCGGCGGCACCTTCCGCAGTGAGATCCCTGTGCTGCGAATCTTGGGCATCAAAGAGCCGGACGAGATGGCCGTCAACGCGCAGAAGCTCCGGGCCGAGGGCTATCGACACATCAAGGTCAAGATCGACAACGATCCTTCCGGTGTCGACGCCGAGCGGATCCGCGCGATCCGCAGCGCGGTGGGCCCGGACGTCCGTCTGACCCTCGATGCCAATCAGTCCTACGACGCCCGGGGAGCCTGCGCGCTCTACGAGCAGATCAGCGACCAACGCATCGATGTCTTCGAACAACCAGTTCCCGCCAAGGATTGGGAAGGCCTGCGTCAGGTCTCGGACGCCCTCGACTGCATTGTGGAGGCGGACGAATCCGCTGACAGCATGCCTGCTCTTCTTCGTCTCGCGGGCACCGGTGCTTGTACCGGCATCAGCTTGAAGCTGCTGAAGCTGGGTGGCTTACGGGCGGTGCTGCATGCCGCCCGTGTCTGCCGGGACGCGGGGATCCATACACGACTGGGGGCCCACGTCGGGAGCCAACTGCTCGCAGCGGCAGCGCTCCAAGCGGCGGTGGCGGTCGAGGACATCAGCTTCGCGTGCGAGCTCGCCGAGTTCGCACGGCTGGACGACGATCCGTTCGAAGGTCTCACAGTCGAGGGCGGCGTCATCCGGCTTGGATCCGCGACAGGCCTTGGCGTTCGTTTGTTGGACGGCGCGCTGACGACATGA
- a CDS encoding acetate--CoA ligase family protein: protein MTSVLDSFLQPAGIAIVGATDERYYARSLIRNLLAAGFPAENVYPVHPRHETVGGLTCYADLASIPNAVDLVVVITRADTVAEIIREAGKIGASAALVLADGFAEQGEAGRKLQEELAVTAGETGVAVLGPNTLGFLAPPEGVGAWAAGELSQPLIPGSVGVVFQSSGILNLFLTLSVQRRLGIRAAFSTGNEVSVDVADLVEYFARDDKTRVIAMVLETTTRPRRLIAALKLARSMGKPVVMLKLGASERARRNAVAHTGRMASSASAWEAMLRRLDVVLVHDHDELVEAAALFDAAPSPDRSGGQRPAGAALVTISGGDCSLLADLAEREGLPLADLTPETVTQLADVLEKPGLLGNPLDCENLHQTDYEAFLEAVGILCGDPGVDIVGFRLNLPSDPTDRLRKLYRDATTVARECGVEPVVLSRASEPLAAEWFTVFSELGVPFLPAFRPAVTVMSRWCARSEPAIGPDVALESVPEHVSAPSQGTVASWQQTQEFLGRAGIPYAPCALVSTQLEAVTAAATLPYPLVAKLISPDAPHKSDLGGVITGLGDEAAVAEAFTRLQGIAAENRLPLEGVELQAMISGGFEMILGLKVDPVVGPLLLVGVGGVLAEVTHDVVLDVPTLDQQSAEQLIRRLTSAPLFAGYRGRDRLDISAFASIVVKLAEFSMQESGQILELDLNPVLVMPQGQGAVAVDALAVVP from the coding sequence GTGACTTCCGTGCTCGACTCGTTCTTGCAACCGGCCGGTATCGCCATCGTCGGAGCGACCGATGAGCGCTACTACGCCCGCAGCCTGATCCGGAATTTGCTCGCGGCCGGCTTCCCTGCGGAGAACGTCTACCCGGTGCACCCGAGGCACGAGACGGTCGGAGGCCTGACCTGCTACGCAGATCTCGCGTCGATCCCCAACGCGGTGGACCTCGTTGTCGTGATCACTCGTGCGGATACCGTGGCGGAGATCATTAGGGAGGCCGGAAAAATCGGCGCGAGCGCCGCTCTCGTGCTCGCGGATGGCTTCGCCGAACAGGGGGAGGCCGGAAGGAAGCTGCAGGAGGAACTCGCCGTCACCGCTGGCGAAACGGGAGTCGCAGTTCTTGGACCCAATACCCTCGGTTTTCTCGCGCCACCGGAGGGGGTCGGCGCTTGGGCCGCGGGCGAGCTGTCACAGCCGTTGATCCCCGGCAGCGTGGGCGTCGTCTTCCAGTCCAGCGGGATCCTCAACCTGTTCCTCACCCTCTCGGTCCAGCGCCGGCTCGGAATCCGGGCCGCCTTCTCGACGGGCAACGAGGTCTCCGTCGATGTGGCTGACCTGGTTGAATACTTTGCGCGCGACGACAAGACCCGCGTCATCGCCATGGTGCTCGAGACGACCACCCGTCCCCGCCGGCTGATCGCGGCGCTGAAGTTGGCGCGATCGATGGGCAAGCCGGTCGTCATGCTCAAGCTCGGCGCGTCGGAGCGGGCACGGCGCAACGCCGTTGCTCACACCGGGCGGATGGCCAGCTCGGCCTCGGCCTGGGAAGCGATGCTGCGTCGGCTCGACGTCGTCCTCGTTCATGATCATGATGAGTTGGTCGAGGCAGCAGCGCTGTTCGACGCCGCCCCCTCGCCCGACCGATCCGGGGGGCAGCGGCCGGCCGGGGCCGCCCTGGTCACGATCTCCGGCGGCGACTGCAGCCTCCTCGCCGACCTCGCGGAGCGGGAGGGCCTCCCGTTGGCCGACCTCACCCCCGAGACGGTGACTCAGCTCGCCGACGTGCTGGAGAAGCCGGGCCTGCTGGGTAACCCGCTGGACTGTGAGAATCTGCACCAGACGGACTACGAGGCCTTCCTCGAGGCAGTCGGCATCCTGTGCGGTGACCCGGGAGTGGACATCGTCGGGTTCCGACTCAACCTCCCCAGCGACCCCACGGACCGACTGCGGAAGTTGTACCGGGACGCCACGACCGTAGCCCGCGAGTGCGGCGTGGAACCGGTCGTGCTGAGCCGAGCGAGCGAGCCACTGGCCGCAGAGTGGTTCACGGTCTTCTCCGAGCTCGGCGTGCCCTTCCTGCCGGCCTTTCGCCCTGCCGTGACCGTTATGAGCAGGTGGTGCGCCCGGTCGGAGCCGGCAATCGGACCCGACGTGGCGCTCGAGTCGGTGCCCGAACACGTGTCCGCGCCTAGCCAGGGCACCGTCGCCTCCTGGCAGCAGACCCAGGAGTTTCTGGGGCGAGCCGGCATCCCATATGCGCCGTGCGCTCTGGTCAGCACCCAGCTAGAGGCCGTGACAGCCGCGGCCACGCTGCCTTACCCCCTCGTCGCCAAGCTCATCTCACCCGACGCGCCGCACAAGAGTGACCTCGGTGGCGTCATCACAGGACTGGGTGACGAAGCTGCGGTGGCCGAGGCCTTCACACGGCTGCAGGGCATCGCCGCGGAGAACAGGCTGCCCTTGGAGGGCGTGGAACTTCAGGCGATGATCTCCGGCGGCTTCGAGATGATCCTCGGGCTCAAGGTGGACCCGGTCGTCGGTCCTCTGCTGCTGGTCGGCGTCGGTGGCGTGCTGGCCGAGGTCACCCACGACGTCGTGCTCGATGTTCCCACCCTGGATCAGCAGTCTGCCGAGCAGCTGATCCGGCGACTCACCAGCGCTCCCTTGTTCGCGGGGTACCGCGGGCGGGACCGGCTGGACATCTCCGCGTTCGCGTCGATCGTCGTCAAGCTGGCGGAGTTCAGTATGCAGGAGTCCGGTCAGATCCTGGAGTTGGACTTGAATCCCGTGCTGGTCATGCCCCAGGGGCAAGGCGCGGTAGCCGTAGACGCTCTGGCGGTTGTTCCGTGA
- a CDS encoding NAD(P)-dependent oxidoreductase yields MTNLPSPAADHVVGVLGLGAMGAPMARHLLAAGHLLYVHDLNPAAVNAAVELGAKAAGSPRALGENCDVVLVIVPTDEDLLDVCTGVDGILSNARDGLVLLMCSSVRPETCQAVAAAAPAGAEVLDAALTGGVRGAEEGVINLLVGGNEQALDRVRPALAPWTRDVHHLGPLGAGQVGKTANNLIHWAQISVIVEAFELARRLGVSVPKLRAALETGPTDSRTLRELEDMRFTWHAKDLANASAMAEPVSMPLPVAEISRQAMLEITVPRVTRLLRGEDPRDE; encoded by the coding sequence ATGACCAACCTCCCGAGCCCGGCCGCTGACCATGTTGTCGGTGTTCTCGGTCTTGGCGCCATGGGCGCTCCCATGGCGCGGCACCTCCTCGCGGCCGGTCACCTCCTGTACGTCCACGACCTGAATCCGGCCGCGGTCAACGCTGCCGTCGAACTCGGAGCCAAGGCTGCCGGCAGCCCGCGGGCGCTGGGGGAGAACTGCGACGTCGTTCTTGTCATCGTCCCGACCGATGAGGACCTGCTCGACGTCTGCACGGGCGTCGACGGCATTCTCTCGAACGCCCGCGACGGACTCGTCCTGTTGATGTGCAGCTCTGTACGTCCCGAAACTTGTCAAGCCGTTGCTGCGGCGGCTCCGGCGGGCGCCGAGGTCCTCGACGCGGCGCTGACCGGAGGGGTCCGGGGGGCCGAGGAGGGCGTGATCAACCTGCTTGTCGGCGGCAACGAGCAGGCACTGGACAGGGTTCGACCCGCGCTCGCTCCCTGGACGCGCGACGTCCACCATCTCGGGCCCCTCGGGGCGGGCCAGGTGGGCAAGACGGCGAACAACCTCATCCACTGGGCACAGATCTCGGTGATCGTGGAGGCTTTCGAGCTGGCACGTCGTCTGGGGGTCTCGGTCCCGAAGTTGCGTGCGGCCCTCGAGACGGGCCCCACCGACAGCCGCACGCTGCGTGAACTGGAAGACATGCGCTTCACGTGGCACGCGAAGGATCTTGCGAATGCGTCCGCGATGGCCGAACCAGTGAGCATGCCGCTCCCTGTGGCCGAGATCTCACGTCAAGCAATGCTGGAGATCACCGTGCCGCGGGTCACCCGTCTTCTCCGGGGCGAGGATCCGCGGGATGAGTGA
- a CDS encoding ABC transporter ATP-binding protein yields the protein MKTFAGDHSGGKDDEQETGSRRVFAVNGVSFTVAEGELFTLLGPSGCGKSTTLRSIAGLEDPDSGSIALQERMLFSRQGRSKPVNVAVHERGLGMVFQSYAIWPHMTVFDNVAFPLQVRRRKDKLTRKVIESRVMRVLETMELTKYAQRPATKLSGGQQQRLALARAIVIEPPLLLLDEPLSNLDAKLRESLRDELKRLQRELGITSIYVTHDQVEALALSSRIAVMQEGNIVQLGRPREIYNSPSCKFVAEFIGTTNFLPGVVCLREGSRYVVRTSAGELTLDSPIDVPVGSDVVVSARPEVIDLHTEGSALSVANEWKGTVLSRSFLGDSVDHLVGVGEYTLRARVNPSVSIQPQSQVFIRMSADRLTMMAA from the coding sequence GTGAAGACATTCGCCGGCGACCACAGCGGAGGCAAAGACGATGAGCAGGAAACAGGGTCGCGCCGCGTCTTCGCTGTGAACGGGGTCAGTTTCACCGTCGCAGAAGGTGAGCTGTTCACGCTCCTGGGTCCCTCCGGATGCGGGAAGTCCACCACCCTCAGGTCGATTGCCGGCCTCGAGGACCCCGACTCCGGATCGATAGCCCTGCAGGAGCGAATGCTCTTTTCTCGTCAGGGCCGTTCAAAGCCGGTGAATGTGGCCGTCCATGAGCGGGGCTTGGGGATGGTGTTTCAATCCTATGCAATCTGGCCGCACATGACCGTGTTCGACAACGTCGCCTTCCCCCTGCAGGTGCGCCGACGCAAGGACAAGTTGACACGGAAGGTCATCGAATCGCGCGTGATGCGCGTTCTCGAGACCATGGAGTTGACGAAGTACGCGCAGCGCCCTGCGACCAAGTTGTCCGGCGGCCAGCAACAGCGCCTCGCTCTGGCCCGGGCCATCGTGATCGAGCCGCCCCTACTGCTCCTCGACGAGCCCCTCTCGAACCTCGACGCCAAGCTGCGTGAGTCGCTGCGCGACGAGCTGAAGCGGTTGCAGCGCGAACTCGGTATCACGTCGATCTATGTCACGCACGACCAGGTTGAGGCCTTGGCGCTGTCGAGTCGGATCGCTGTCATGCAGGAAGGGAACATCGTCCAGCTCGGTCGGCCGCGCGAGATCTACAACAGCCCGAGCTGCAAGTTCGTCGCCGAGTTCATCGGGACAACCAACTTCCTCCCGGGCGTCGTATGTCTCCGCGAGGGCTCCCGGTACGTCGTGAGGACTTCGGCGGGCGAGCTGACCCTCGACTCTCCCATCGACGTGCCCGTAGGAAGCGATGTGGTTGTCTCCGCGCGTCCCGAGGTCATCGACCTGCACACGGAGGGGAGCGCCCTGTCCGTGGCCAACGAGTGGAAAGGCACTGTCCTGAGCCGCTCGTTCCTCGGAGACTCGGTCGATCACCTCGTGGGCGTGGGTGAGTACACCCTCCGGGCAAGGGTGAATCCGTCGGTCTCGATCCAGCCGCAAAGCCAGGTGTTCATCCGTATGAGCGCCGACCGCTTGACCATGATGGCCGCTTAG